The Benincasa hispida cultivar B227 chromosome 9, ASM972705v1, whole genome shotgun sequence genome has a segment encoding these proteins:
- the LOC120086423 gene encoding oleoyl-acyl carrier protein thioesterase 1, chloroplastic-like — MLKVPCNVTDQIHLLSQCRFLPPSTPLFSSFRRRYSAALSSSLTKPPLVAAIVSDTGEACVQSGSGSLADRLRLGTLAEDGLSYKEKFIVRCYEVGINKTATVETIANLLQEVGCNHAQSVGFSTDGFATTPTMRKLHLIWVTARMHIEIYKYPAWSDVVEIETWCQGEGRIGTRRDWILKDYATGQVIGRATSKWVMMNQDTRRLQKVSDDVRDEYLVYCPRDLRLAFPEENNSSLKKIPKLEDPGHYSRHGLMPRRADLDMNQHVNNVTYIGWVLESMPQEIINSHELQTITLDYRRECQQDDIVDSLTSVEEVENGGEAVSELNGTNGYISSDKQDSRQFLHLLRLSSDGLEINRGRTEWRKKQQR, encoded by the exons ATGTTGAAGGTCCCTTGCAATGTGACTGACCAAATCCATCTCCTCTCCCAATGTAGATTCCTTCCACCTTCTACACCCCTCTTCTCCTCCTTCCGCCGCCGATACTCCGCCGCTCTGTCTTCTTCCCTCACCAAACCTCCGCTTGTCGCTGCAATTGTCTCCGATACAGGTGAAGCTTGTGTTCAGAGTGGTTCTGGAAGCTTGGCTGACCGACTTCGACTCGGAACCTTGGCTGAAGATGGATTGTCTTATAAAGAGAAATTCATTGTGCGATGTTATGAGGTTGGAATCAATAAGACCGCTACTGTTGAAACTATTGCTAATCTCTTGCAG GAGGTTGGTTGCAACCATGCTCAGAGTGTTGGATTTTCCACGGATGGTTTTGCCACAACCCCCACAATGAGGAAGTTACATCTCATATGGGTAACCGCACGCATGCACATTGAAATTTACAAATATCCAGCGTG GAGTGATGTCGTTGAAATTGAGACATGGTGTCAAGGGGAAGGGAGAATTGGAACTAGACGCGATTGGATACTTAAAGATTATGCCACTGGTCAAGTTATAGGACGAGCAACAAG taagtGGGTGATGATGAACCAAGACACTAGACGACTTCAGAAAGTTAGTGATGATGTTCGTGATGAATATTTGGTTTATTGCCCACGAGATCTCAG GCTAGCATTTCCTGAGGAAAATAATAGTAGCTTGAAGAAAATTCCAAAACTGGAAGACCCTGGTCACTATTCCAGACATGGACTAATG CCTAGGAGGGCAGATTTGGACATGAATCAGCATGTCAATAACGTCACCTACATCGGATGGGTTCTGGAG AGTATGCCTCAAGAAATCATCAATAGCCATGAACTTCAGACAATCACATTAGACTATAGACGAGAATGCCAACAAGACGATATCGTGGATTCCCTTACAAGTGTGGAGGAAGTTGAGAATGGTGGTGAAGCAGTTTCAGAGCTTAATGGAACAAATGGTTACATTTCCAGTGACAAACAAGATAGCCGTCAGTTTCTGCATCTACTAAGATTGTCCAGTGATGGACTCGAAATCAACCGAGGGCGCACCGAGTGGAGAAAGAAACAACAGAGGTGA
- the LOC120085365 gene encoding cell division control protein 45 homolog: protein MVREQRVESFYTKLRDSVAASSLSPLLIFPSTSDVDSLCALKIIFKVLESDSVRYACYPVSSFQEIHKYAGPSLTSSSADPISILLINWGCHRDLRKVLSLGPAAHVFVVDSHRPIHLHNLSSENEQVVVLYTKDDELQADLAYDFDISALANASDLNSDDEIDDVSDSDDDNDSESDEDGRRGSRKRRRVEKENEEDPVQLYRKLKRGYYQMGTFHGRPSGCLMYDLSHSLRKNTNELLWLACVSLTDQFVHERLTDERYQAGVMELEQHINSSGNLNAVNSVTLKDGTKIRAPDASRITYDDEPRLMLLQEWNLFDSMLCSSYIATKLKTWSDNGMKKLKLLLARMGFALVDCQQKFQYMNIEVKRKMKDEFERYLPEYGLTDFYYRSFLRLHGYSSKVSAADVVYGVTALLESFVKSDGSSASKQFGVAYDALSLNNLDKLKAGMQQAIKVQRSILRQGSSAITKSGCIRSGRKFRWVKLEDSVDTKLLGYPQALTKFCYFIMDALKERGARMKPLLCACLSQEPNKVLIVGVCGKPRLGASQGNAFGRAFRDAAQEISSEFFHEMFESSWILLEKTSVNSFMVRLTQKL, encoded by the coding sequence ATGGTGAGGGAACAACGAGTTGAATCGTTTTACACTAAACTTCGTGACTCTGTCGCTGCTTCTTCTTTGTCTCCTCTCCTTATTTTTCCTTCCACCTCTGATGTAGACTCGCTCTGTGccttgaaaattatttttaaagttcTTGAATCTGATTCTGTTCGATACGCTTGTTACCctgtttcttcttttcaagAAATTCATAAATATGCTGGTCCTAGTTTGACTTCCTCCTCTGCTGATCCGATTTCGATTCTTTTGATTAATTGGGGTTGTCACCGAGATCTTAGGAAGGTTTTGAGTTTAGGTCCGGCTGCTCATGTGTTTGTTGTTGATAGTCATCGCCCGATTCATCTTCATAATCTGAGTAGTGAGAATGAACAAGTGGTTGTGCTTTATACGAAAGACGACGAGCTCCAGGCCGATTTGGCTTATGATTTTGATATCTCTGCTTTGGCGAATGCAAGTGATTTGAACAGCGATGATGAGATTGATGATGTATCGGACAGCGACGACGACAATGATAGCGAAAGCGATGAAGATGGCAGGCGTGGGTCGAGGAAAAGGAGGAGGGTTGAGAAGGAAAATGAAGAGGATCCTGTTCAGCTTTATAGGAAATTGAAAAGGGGATACTATCAAATGGGTACCTTCCATGGTAGGCCTTCAGGGTGTTTAATGTATGATCTGTCTCATTCGTTGAGGAAGAACACGAATGAATTGCTATGGCTGGCTTGTGTGTCTTTAACAGATCAGTTTGTACATGAAAGATTGACGGATGAGAGATATCAAGCTGGGGTTATGGAGCTTGAACAGCACATTAACAGTTCAGGGAACTTGAATGCTGTTAACTCTGTTACTCTTAAAGATGGTACCAAGATCCGAGCTCCTGATGCATCTAGAATCACTTATGATGATGAACCCAGATTAATGCTCTTGCAGGAGTGGAATTTGTTCGATTCAATGCTTTGTTCTTCATACATTGCAACCAAGTTAAAGACATGGAGTGACAATGGAATGAAGAAGCTCAAATTGCTTCTAGCACGTATGGGGTTTGCACTTGTGGATTGCCAACAAAAGTTCCAATACATGAATATCGAAGTGAAACGAAAGATGAAGGACGAATTCGAGCGATACCTTCCTGAATACGGCCTAACCGATTTCTACTACAGAAGTTTCTTGAGGTTACATGGTTATAGCTCAAAAGTATCAGCAGCAGATGTGGTATATGGGGTCACTGCATTGCTCGAGTCGTTTGTTAAATCGGATGGTTCTAGTGCTTCTAAGCAGTTCGGAGTGGCTTATGATGCATTGTCATTGAACAATCTTGATAAGCTCAAAGCTGGAATGCAGCAGGCAATCAAGGTCCAGAGATCAATTCTTAGACAGGGGAGCTCTGCAATTACAAAGAGTGGTTGTATAAGAAGTGGGAGAAAATTTCGTTGGGTGAAGCTTGAAGATTCTGTAGACACCAAATTGTTGGGATATCCTCAAGCACTCACAAAATTCTGCTACTTTATAATGGATGCTTTGAAAGAGAGAGGAGCCAGAATGAAGCCTTTGCTATGTGCTTGCTTATCTCAAGAGCCCAACAAAGTACTGATCGTTGGAGTTTGTGGGAAGCCTAGGCTTGGGGCATCTCAAGGCAATGCATTTGGGAGAGCTTTTCGAGATGCGGCGCAGGAAATTAGCTCGGAGTTTTTCCACGAGATGTTTGAATCTTCATGGATTCTTCTTGAAAAAACTTCAGTTAACTCTTTCATGGTTAGATTGACTCAGAAGCTGTAA